Proteins encoded together in one Neobacillus sp. FSL H8-0543 window:
- a CDS encoding YbxH family protein, with amino-acid sequence MGAIERSGYRFVPEFSVIQQNGAIHVYNREEFLEEIKFDFSGTFPELGQIEDLVDQYCTQHNI; translated from the coding sequence ATGGGAGCAATTGAGCGTAGCGGGTATCGATTTGTACCAGAATTTAGTGTGATTCAACAAAACGGTGCGATTCATGTATATAATCGGGAGGAATTTCTTGAAGAAATTAAGTTTGATTTTTCAGGGACGTTTCCAGAGCTTGGTCAAATTGAAGACTTAGTTGACCAATATTGTACTCAACATAACATTTAA
- the ppdK gene encoding pyruvate, phosphate dikinase has protein sequence MEKFVYLFNEGNGTMKETLGGKGANLAEMTNIGLPVPHGFTISTQACNAYYEAGKSIPSLVESQVLVALSRLEEKMGKKLGDPVDPLLVSVRSGSVFSMPGMMDTILNLGMNDETVEGMGKLTSNPRFAYDSYRRFIQMFCNVVLDINVYYFEQLLEETREQKGYNSDPEMTAEDWKEVIVGYKGIVKKHTRKDFPQDPKEQLFLAINAVFDSWNNQRAIVYRRLNKIPDHLGTAVNIQSMVFGNMGNDSGTGVAFTRNPSTGEHKLYGEYLINAQGEDVVAGIRTPQPIQTLKDEMPGVYQQFVDTCKQLELHYQEMQDIEFTVEKGKLFILQTRNGKRTAQAAIRIAVEMVEEGIIDKQNALLRVDPEQLDQLLHRRIDDKHQRVLLAKGLPASPGAATGQVVFDADEAEQLSAEGKKVILVRPETTPDDIHGIVAAQGILTSRGGMTSHAAVVARGMGKACICGCEALKIDVKAKQITVEDQVIVYGDLITIDGSTGEIMLGEIPMIEPKLSDEFQLLLAWADQEKKISVRANADNPVDARKAFEFGATGIGLVRTEHMFMDAARVPIVQKMILAEHYSERKESLAQLLPMQQSDFEGIFEEMKGYPVNIRLLDPPLHEFLPNKDELLVEVTKLQIQNPTSPELQEKELLLKKVRQLHEINPMLGHRGCRLGLTYPEIYEMQAKAIFYAVATLADNGAEIQPEIMIPLVGHVNELKRMRQVVTDAAVAVQEETGKQFQYTIGTMIEIPRAALTADQIAEEADFFSFGTNDLTQTTFGYSRDDAEGKFLQSYIEEKVLPENPFAVLDQNGVGKLVETAVKLGRTTKPGLKTGICGEHGGEKSSIDFCYRTGLDYVSCSPYRVPLARLAAAQATIRHQSNKNEVFTTA, from the coding sequence ATGGAAAAATTTGTTTACTTATTCAATGAGGGAAATGGAACGATGAAAGAGACGCTTGGAGGAAAAGGGGCCAATTTAGCTGAAATGACAAATATCGGCTTACCTGTTCCCCATGGTTTCACAATCTCAACACAAGCATGTAATGCATATTATGAGGCAGGTAAATCCATACCATCTTTAGTTGAAAGCCAAGTACTCGTGGCACTAAGCCGTTTGGAAGAAAAAATGGGTAAGAAACTTGGTGACCCAGTTGATCCATTACTCGTATCCGTTCGTTCGGGTTCTGTTTTCTCCATGCCTGGAATGATGGATACCATATTAAATCTTGGGATGAATGATGAAACCGTTGAGGGAATGGGGAAATTAACGAGCAACCCTCGTTTTGCTTATGACTCCTATCGACGTTTTATTCAAATGTTTTGTAATGTAGTGCTTGATATCAATGTTTATTATTTTGAACAACTTTTAGAAGAAACACGTGAACAAAAGGGGTATAACTCAGATCCAGAGATGACAGCCGAGGATTGGAAGGAAGTTATTGTTGGTTATAAAGGAATTGTAAAAAAACATACAAGAAAAGATTTCCCACAGGATCCAAAAGAACAGTTGTTTCTTGCGATTAATGCAGTGTTTGATTCCTGGAATAACCAGCGTGCGATTGTATACCGCCGTTTAAATAAGATTCCAGATCACCTTGGCACTGCGGTCAATATCCAAAGTATGGTGTTTGGAAATATGGGTAATGACTCTGGGACTGGTGTAGCCTTCACAAGGAATCCATCCACTGGTGAACACAAACTTTATGGTGAGTACTTAATAAATGCTCAAGGTGAAGACGTAGTAGCAGGGATTCGTACACCTCAACCAATCCAAACCTTAAAGGATGAAATGCCAGGAGTTTATCAACAATTTGTCGATACTTGTAAGCAGCTTGAGTTGCATTATCAGGAAATGCAAGACATTGAATTCACTGTAGAGAAGGGCAAACTTTTTATTCTTCAAACGCGTAATGGCAAGCGGACTGCACAAGCGGCAATCAGGATTGCTGTTGAAATGGTTGAAGAAGGAATTATTGATAAACAGAATGCGTTGCTTCGCGTGGATCCAGAACAATTAGACCAACTACTTCACCGCAGAATAGATGATAAACATCAACGAGTATTATTGGCAAAGGGTCTGCCTGCCTCACCAGGTGCGGCAACGGGTCAAGTCGTATTTGACGCAGATGAAGCAGAACAATTAAGTGCGGAAGGCAAGAAAGTAATCCTTGTCCGTCCGGAAACGACACCTGATGATATCCATGGTATTGTTGCTGCCCAAGGAATTTTAACAAGTCGCGGTGGAATGACAAGCCACGCAGCCGTTGTCGCACGTGGAATGGGGAAAGCATGTATTTGTGGCTGTGAAGCATTAAAAATTGATGTTAAGGCAAAACAAATTACGGTTGAGGACCAAGTGATCGTATACGGTGATTTAATTACAATCGATGGTTCAACAGGTGAAATTATGCTTGGTGAAATTCCAATGATTGAACCGAAGCTTTCTGATGAGTTCCAGCTCCTGTTAGCATGGGCAGATCAAGAGAAAAAAATTAGTGTTCGTGCCAATGCAGATAACCCGGTTGACGCAAGAAAGGCTTTTGAATTTGGCGCTACCGGTATTGGCTTGGTTCGGACTGAACATATGTTTATGGATGCTGCACGAGTGCCCATTGTACAGAAAATGATTTTAGCCGAACACTATAGTGAACGTAAAGAGTCTTTAGCGCAGCTATTACCAATGCAACAAAGTGATTTTGAGGGGATTTTTGAAGAAATGAAGGGCTATCCAGTGAACATTCGCTTATTGGACCCACCTTTACATGAATTTTTACCTAACAAAGATGAATTGTTAGTGGAAGTAACTAAGCTTCAAATTCAAAATCCAACTTCTCCTGAGCTACAGGAAAAAGAGCTATTGCTTAAAAAGGTTCGCCAGTTACATGAAATTAACCCAATGCTCGGTCACCGCGGCTGTCGTCTTGGTTTGACGTATCCTGAAATTTATGAAATGCAAGCAAAAGCAATTTTCTATGCTGTAGCAACCCTAGCTGATAATGGAGCAGAAATACAGCCTGAAATCATGATCCCTCTCGTTGGACATGTCAATGAATTAAAGCGGATGCGTCAGGTTGTCACTGATGCAGCGGTAGCGGTTCAAGAGGAGACCGGAAAGCAGTTTCAGTATACAATTGGAACCATGATTGAAATCCCGCGTGCAGCGTTGACAGCAGATCAAATTGCGGAAGAGGCAGATTTCTTCTCCTTTGGAACCAACGACTTAACGCAAACGACTTTTGGTTACAGCCGTGATGATGCAGAAGGGAAATTCCTGCAGTCTTATATTGAAGAAAAGGTCCTTCCTGAAAATCCATTTGCCGTCCTTGATCAAAATGGGGTAGGCAAGCTTGTAGAAACGGCTGTCAAGCTGGGTCGCACAACTAAGCCAGGGCTGAAAACTGGTATTTGCGGTGAGCATGGCGGTGAAAAGAGCTCAATAGATTTCTGTTACCGAACAGGTCTAGACTATGTCAGCTGCTCACCCTACCGTGTCCCATTAGCAAGACTAGCAGCAGCCCAAGCGACCATTCGTCACCAATCAAACAAGAATGAAGTATTTACAACAGCATAA